In one Mastacembelus armatus chromosome 19, fMasArm1.2, whole genome shotgun sequence genomic region, the following are encoded:
- the LOC113135350 gene encoding LOW QUALITY PROTEIN: DDB1- and CUL4-associated factor 7-like (The sequence of the model RefSeq protein was modified relative to this genomic sequence to represent the inferred CDS: inserted 2 bases in 1 codon), with product MSLHGKRKEIYKYEAPWTVYAMNWTVRSDKRFRLALGSFVEEYNNKVLIVGLEEENSEFVCRNTFNHPYPTTKIMWIPDTKGVYPDLLATSGDYLRIWRVSDAETRLECLLNNNKNSDFCAPLTSLDWNEVDPNLLGTSSIDTTCTIWGLETGQVLGRVNLVSGHVKTQLIAHDKEVYDISXSRAGGGRDMFASVGADGSVRMFDLRHLEHSTIIYEDPQHHPLLRLCWNKQDPNYLATMAMDSMEVVILDVRVPFTPVARLNNHRACVNGIAWAPHSSCHICTAADDHQALIWDIQQMPRAIEDPILAYTAEGEISNVQWASTQPDWIAICYNNCLEILRV from the exons ATGTCGCTACACGGTAAACGTAAAGAAATCTACAAATACGAGGCACCGTGGACAGTTTACGCCATGAACTGGACAGTCCGATCGGACAAACGTTTCCGCCTGGCGCTCGGAAGCTTTGTGGAGGAGTACAACAACAAG GTTCTGATCGTTGGTCTGGAGGAGGAAAACTCAGAGTTCGTGTGTCGAAACACTTTCAACCATCCCTACCCAACCACAAAGATCATGTGGATCCCCGACACCAAAGGAGTGTACCCTGACCTCCTGGCCACCAGTGGAGATTACCTGAGAATCTGGAGA GTGAGTGACGCAGAGACACGTCTGGAGTGCCTGCTCAACAATAACAAGAACTCTGACTTCTGTGCACCTCTCACATCCTTGGACTGGAACGAGGTGGACCCAAACTTGTTAG gtACTTCCAGTATCGACACCACCTGTACGATCTGGGGACTGGAGACTGGACAGGTGCTGGGAAGGGTCAATTTAGTGTCAGGTCATGTCAAGACACAGCTCATTGCCCATGACAAAGAG GTGTATGACATCTC CAGCCGAGCTGGTGGTGGCAGGGATATGTTTGCCTCTGTGGGAGCAGATGGCTCGGTCCGCATGTTTGACCTCCGTCACCTCGAACACAGCACTATCATCTATGAAGACCCCCAGCACCACCCTCTGCTCCGACTCTGCTGGAACAAGCAGGACCCCAACTACCTTGCTACCATGGCGATGGACAGTATGGAG GTGGTGATCTTGGATGTGCGTGTGCCCTTCACCCCTGTGGCCAGACTCAACAACCACAGGGCTTGTGTCAATGGAATCGCCTGGGCACCGCACTCCTCCTGCCACATCTGTACAGCAG CGGATGACCACCAGGCTCTAATCTGGGACATCCAGCAGATGCCGCGGGCCATCGAGGACCCCATACTGGCCTACACCGCTGAGGGTGAGATCAGTAATGTCCAATGGGCCTCCACACAGCCCGACTGGATCGCTATCTGCTACAACAACTGCCTGGAAATCCTCAGAGTCTGA